In the Planktothrix serta PCC 8927 genome, one interval contains:
- the pds gene encoding 15-cis-phytoene desaturase produces MRVAIAGAGLAGLACAKYLTDLGHTPIVLERRDVLGGKVAAWKDEDGDWYETGLHIFFGAYPNMLQLFQELDIEDRLQWKEHSMIFNQPEKPGTYSRFDFPDLPAPFNGVVAILRNNDMLTWPEKIRFGLGLIPAMLQGQKYVEKMDQYSFSEWLKLQNVPPRVEKEVFIAMSKALNFINPDEISSTVILTALNRFLQEKNGSKMAFLDGSPTERLCQPLVDYITERGGEVRLNAPIKEFLLNEDGTVKGFLIRGLKDIPDEVLTADLYVSAMPVDPLKVMLPQPWQDLDYFKQLEGLEGVPVINVHLWFDRKLTNVDHLLFSRSPLLSVYADMSNTCKEYSNPDRSMLELVLAPAKDWISKSDEEIVAATMVELEKLFPEEIPHKAKLLKSHVVKTPLSVYKATPGRQAHRPSQKTPIPNFYLTGDYTMQRYLASMEGAVLSGKLTAQAIQEDLTSDRFLALSAPSAGVASPTPIPS; encoded by the coding sequence ATGCGAGTTGCGATCGCTGGAGCAGGTTTAGCGGGACTGGCTTGTGCCAAGTATCTCACCGATCTTGGACACACTCCTATCGTCTTAGAACGACGGGACGTTTTGGGGGGGAAAGTCGCAGCCTGGAAAGATGAAGACGGCGACTGGTATGAAACCGGGCTGCATATTTTCTTCGGGGCTTATCCCAATATGTTGCAGTTATTCCAAGAACTGGACATCGAAGATCGGCTGCAATGGAAAGAACATTCGATGATCTTCAACCAACCGGAGAAACCCGGAACCTATTCTCGGTTTGATTTTCCTGATCTTCCTGCCCCTTTTAACGGCGTTGTTGCTATTCTTCGGAATAATGATATGTTGACCTGGCCGGAAAAAATTCGGTTTGGTTTAGGGTTAATTCCTGCCATGCTCCAGGGTCAAAAATACGTCGAAAAGATGGATCAATATTCTTTCTCGGAATGGCTGAAACTCCAAAACGTTCCGCCGAGAGTTGAGAAAGAAGTGTTTATTGCGATGTCAAAAGCCTTGAATTTTATCAACCCCGATGAAATATCCTCAACGGTAATTTTAACGGCTTTAAACCGTTTTCTCCAAGAAAAAAACGGCTCTAAAATGGCATTTTTAGATGGTTCTCCCACGGAACGTCTATGTCAACCCCTCGTAGATTACATTACAGAACGGGGGGGAGAAGTACGTCTGAATGCCCCCATTAAAGAATTTTTACTCAACGAAGATGGAACCGTCAAAGGGTTTTTAATTCGCGGGTTAAAGGATATCCCTGATGAGGTATTAACGGCCGATCTCTACGTTTCTGCCATGCCCGTTGACCCCCTGAAGGTGATGTTACCCCAACCTTGGCAAGACCTGGACTATTTTAAACAGTTAGAGGGCTTAGAAGGGGTTCCGGTGATTAACGTGCATTTGTGGTTTGATCGCAAGTTAACAAATGTTGACCATTTGCTGTTTTCCCGTTCTCCCTTACTCAGCGTCTATGCGGATATGAGTAATACCTGTAAAGAGTATTCCAATCCTGACCGTTCTATGTTGGAATTGGTATTGGCTCCGGCAAAGGATTGGATTAGTAAATCGGATGAGGAAATCGTGGCCGCGACGATGGTGGAGTTGGAAAAACTCTTTCCAGAGGAAATCCCCCACAAAGCTAAATTGCTGAAATCCCACGTCGTGAAAACGCCGCTTTCGGTGTATAAAGCGACTCCTGGGCGACAAGCCCATCGTCCCTCCCAGAAAACACCGATCCCCAATTTCTATCTGACTGGAGATTACACTATGCAGCGTTATCTTGCCAGTATGGAAGGGGCTGTACTTTCTGGTAAGCTGACAGCACAGGCGATTCAAGAAGATTTGACTTCGGATCGTTTTTTGGCTTTGTCTGCGCCATCGGCGGGCGTTGCTTCCCCAACTCCGATTCCTTCCTAG
- the crtB gene encoding 15-cis-phytoene synthase CrtB — translation MLQLSKSHCMRTLASLEDSYELCRQVTAEYAKTFYLGTQLMPEAKRRAIWAIYVWCRRTDELVDGPMAATTTEETLDRWEEHLEALFAGHPRDEVDVALVDTLHRFPLDIQPFRDMIAGQRMDLYRNRYQTFEELELYCYRVAGTVGLMSTAVMGVEPPVITPWNPNPEIMIPNQEAIALGIANQLTNILRDVGEDARRGRIYLPLDDLALFNYTEEDLFKGVVDERWQELMRFEIQRARKFYAEAEKGISVLSEEIRWPVWTALVLYRQILDEIERNEYDVFSKRAYVPKWRKMMALPVALLRAKVL, via the coding sequence ATGCTACAACTTTCTAAATCTCATTGCATGAGAACTCTGGCATCTCTGGAAGACTCCTATGAACTCTGCCGTCAGGTTACTGCGGAGTATGCCAAGACATTTTATTTAGGGACTCAATTGATGCCAGAAGCCAAGCGTCGGGCGATCTGGGCGATCTATGTTTGGTGTCGTCGGACTGATGAGTTGGTCGATGGGCCAATGGCTGCGACGACAACGGAGGAAACCTTAGATCGTTGGGAAGAACACCTGGAAGCTTTATTTGCTGGACATCCTAGGGACGAAGTGGATGTGGCTTTGGTAGATACCCTACATCGTTTCCCTCTGGATATTCAACCGTTTAGAGATATGATTGCGGGTCAACGCATGGATTTATACCGCAACCGATATCAGACGTTTGAGGAGTTGGAACTCTATTGTTATCGGGTGGCGGGAACGGTGGGGTTAATGTCAACGGCGGTGATGGGTGTCGAACCTCCGGTAATTACTCCTTGGAATCCTAACCCAGAAATTATGATTCCGAATCAAGAAGCGATCGCATTAGGAATTGCCAATCAACTCACGAATATTCTCCGGGATGTGGGCGAAGACGCGCGACGAGGACGGATTTATTTACCTTTAGATGATTTAGCGTTATTTAATTATACAGAAGAAGATTTATTTAAGGGGGTTGTGGATGAGCGTTGGCAGGAATTAATGCGCTTTGAAATTCAGAGGGCGCGAAAGTTCTATGCAGAAGCGGAAAAGGGAATTAGTGTTTTAAGTGAGGAGATTCGCTGGCCGGTTTGGACGGCGTTAGTGCTTTATCGGCAAATTTTAGATGAAATTGAACGCAATGAATATGATGTTTTTAGCAAACGGGCTTACGTTCCCAAATGGCGAAAAATGATGGCATTACCTGTAGCCTTATTAAGGGCAAAAGTGTTATAG
- a CDS encoding RNA recognition motif domain-containing protein produces the protein MSVRLYIGNLPKELERKELQDVFAEEGDTVSAKVITDRKTGKCRGFGFVTVQNDELADQIVEKYNGVMFRENALKIEKALPRKKGKGEGAGGSENEGEEQPQQQQQQQPVQQPVKSSGNMPKSGGGKNRNKKSKHSSGGYNATPKTGGDEGFQPDPRWANELEKLKQMLAAQAANP, from the coding sequence ATGTCTGTTCGTCTTTATATTGGTAATCTTCCCAAAGAATTAGAGCGCAAAGAATTACAAGATGTCTTTGCTGAGGAAGGAGATACCGTTTCTGCTAAAGTGATTACCGATCGCAAAACGGGCAAATGTCGCGGTTTTGGATTTGTAACGGTGCAAAACGATGAACTGGCGGATCAAATTGTTGAGAAATATAACGGGGTGATGTTTAGAGAAAATGCCTTAAAAATTGAAAAAGCATTACCTCGTAAAAAAGGAAAAGGTGAAGGCGCAGGCGGTAGCGAAAATGAAGGGGAAGAACAACCCCAACAACAACAACAGCAACAACCTGTTCAACAACCCGTTAAATCGTCGGGTAATATGCCTAAAAGTGGTGGCGGTAAAAACCGGAATAAAAAATCCAAACATTCCTCAGGTGGTTATAATGCTACCCCCAAAACAGGCGGTGATGAAGGCTTCCAACCCGATCCCCGTTGGGCAAATGAGTTAGAAAAACTAAAACAAATGTTAGCCGCCCAAGCTGCCAATCCTTAA
- a CDS encoding zinc metalloprotease HtpX, which produces MSSSNLPPNSSNLESGLAALKAKDYQQAIAILEPIAQSNHPAKFRAQMGLVIAYERTENAKLAITFCRNLTQCHQEKIKNWATDYLKSLLKRNPPKLNNSEPLEPEIPHTSEENQPSELPPFTETGFIPLNPSLQPAKAKSTLAKTPQSSPQSKPQKSPNSSGVQQTPLNLKKTEQTPTVTPENIDPKPIAETPVLPLNSEPEIMQPPPPPAVQEWQWRQAGRATNWKPLKPLQSSPFKLEQLLIAVGLIWFIPIVLAFINHTLNQIWIWQPILNPWQQLSRQPWQIIIIILFIFAVGWIWQTSRFFAELALTILAIFWLTPHLLDELMEITNNILNWLPLLKPIPLFYQDPTQAVYITIFILFVLSPWLWDGLLKLSYGLKPLPLTTLFNYSQETNKVLRNYAQKKKFKVPEIKLLPIDDPVIFSYGSLRRFARIVVSQGLLDQLTEDEIAAIFAREIASIGEWDFAVMSGVTIVSQIPYLIYGYLAEFTEKFSDFNLPFPTIIREILDQILKAIAIFTCPLCYGLYKLLRFPSLYFSRRRVYYSDRIACNLTGNPNALSRALLKITINLSQTIQKQGKTSFILEAFDRLTPLSYQQALTLGSLTSYLSPETLLQWDLTNSYTLWLTLNQSHPLIGERLKILCFYANYWKLEPEFDLSHLNPPKPQKFDPNNSPLLLQGAPFFGIPGGMAIGGLIWLMGGLCSILGLWQLGWLWGDYWIMAGAIPIGCSLGIFIRINPFFPEIKPSNILKNSNLSNLVTNPNTIPLDSQPICLTGQLLGRKGLSNTFAQDLILQTATGIVKLHYLPQWTPLTNFWPRMLQPQELITENIKVTGWWRRGATPWIDVETLETSDSRITLPGGHPLWSTILAIGFTLWGAYLVSQGGW; this is translated from the coding sequence ATGTCGTCCTCAAATTTACCTCCCAATTCATCGAATTTAGAATCAGGATTAGCGGCTTTAAAAGCTAAGGATTATCAACAGGCGATCGCTATTTTAGAACCGATTGCCCAATCAAATCATCCTGCTAAATTTAGAGCGCAAATGGGATTAGTAATCGCCTATGAACGGACGGAAAATGCTAAGTTAGCAATTACATTCTGTCGAAATCTAACCCAATGTCATCAAGAAAAAATTAAAAATTGGGCAACAGATTACTTAAAAAGTTTATTAAAACGAAATCCTCCTAAACTCAATAATTCTGAGCCCCTTGAGCCAGAAATTCCTCATACTTCCGAAGAAAATCAGCCTTCAGAATTACCGCCTTTTACAGAAACAGGTTTTATTCCCCTAAATCCCTCTTTACAACCGGCAAAAGCTAAATCCACTCTGGCGAAGACTCCTCAATCTTCTCCGCAATCAAAACCTCAAAAATCCCCCAATTCTTCGGGAGTTCAACAGACTCCTTTAAACCTCAAAAAAACCGAACAAACTCCCACAGTAACCCCAGAAAATATTGATCCTAAGCCCATAGCAGAAACTCCTGTTCTCCCCTTAAACTCAGAACCGGAAATTATGCAACCGCCTCCCCCTCCTGCTGTTCAAGAATGGCAATGGCGACAAGCTGGACGGGCAACAAATTGGAAACCGCTTAAACCATTACAATCGAGTCCTTTTAAACTAGAACAACTCTTAATAGCGGTGGGATTAATTTGGTTTATTCCGATTGTTTTGGCATTTATTAATCATACTTTAAATCAAATTTGGATTTGGCAACCGATTTTAAATCCTTGGCAACAATTATCTCGTCAACCTTGGCAAATTATTATTATTATTTTGTTTATATTTGCTGTGGGTTGGATTTGGCAAACTTCCCGATTTTTTGCCGAACTTGCATTAACTATTTTAGCGATATTCTGGTTAACTCCTCATTTGTTAGATGAGTTAATGGAAATTACTAATAATATTTTGAATTGGCTACCCCTTTTAAAACCTATTCCTTTATTTTATCAAGATCCAACTCAAGCAGTTTATATCACAATATTTATTTTATTTGTATTATCTCCTTGGCTATGGGATGGACTGCTTAAACTCAGCTATGGTTTAAAACCTTTACCTCTAACAACCTTATTTAACTATAGCCAAGAAACCAATAAAGTCTTAAGAAATTACGCTCAGAAGAAAAAATTTAAAGTCCCTGAAATTAAATTATTACCTATTGATGATCCGGTAATTTTTTCCTACGGAAGTTTACGAAGATTTGCTAGAATTGTTGTTAGTCAAGGACTATTAGACCAATTAACAGAAGATGAAATTGCTGCTATTTTTGCGCGAGAAATAGCCTCGATTGGGGAATGGGATTTTGCGGTGATGTCTGGGGTAACAATTGTCAGTCAAATTCCCTATTTAATTTATGGGTATTTAGCTGAATTCACAGAAAAATTCTCCGATTTTAATCTTCCCTTTCCGACGATCATTCGAGAAATTTTAGATCAAATCTTAAAGGCGATCGCTATTTTTACTTGTCCGTTGTGTTATGGATTGTACAAACTCTTACGGTTTCCCTCGTTGTATTTCTCCCGTCGTCGAGTTTATTATAGCGATCGCATCGCTTGTAACCTCACCGGAAATCCGAATGCTTTAAGTCGCGCCTTATTAAAAATTACCATAAATTTATCCCAAACGATTCAAAAACAAGGAAAAACCAGTTTTATCCTTGAAGCCTTTGATCGCTTAACTCCCCTCAGTTATCAACAGGCGTTAACATTAGGAAGCTTAACTTCTTACCTATCCCCAGAAACTTTATTACAATGGGATTTAACGAATTCTTATACTCTTTGGTTGACTTTAAATCAATCCCATCCCTTAATCGGAGAACGGTTGAAAATTCTCTGTTTTTATGCTAATTATTGGAAATTAGAACCGGAATTTGATCTATCCCATCTCAACCCACCCAAACCGCAAAAATTTGATCCGAACAATTCCCCCTTATTATTACAAGGTGCACCGTTTTTTGGAATTCCTGGAGGAATGGCAATTGGGGGATTAATTTGGTTAATGGGGGGACTCTGTTCGATATTAGGATTGTGGCAATTAGGATGGTTATGGGGAGACTATTGGATTATGGCGGGTGCGATTCCGATTGGTTGTAGTTTGGGAATTTTTATTCGGATTAACCCCTTTTTCCCCGAAATCAAACCCTCTAATATTTTAAAGAATTCTAACTTATCCAATTTGGTAACTAACCCCAATACTATTCCCCTCGATAGTCAACCGATTTGTTTAACGGGTCAACTGTTAGGTCGTAAAGGTTTGAGCAATACCTTTGCTCAAGATTTAATCCTACAAACCGCAACCGGAATTGTGAAACTGCATTATCTCCCCCAATGGACTCCCCTGACGAATTTCTGGCCAAGAATGCTTCAACCCCAGGAGTTGATCACTGAAAATATTAAGGTAACGGGATGGTGGCGACGAGGTGCGACGCCTTGGATTGATGTGGAAACCTTAGAAACCTCTGATTCTAGGATCACCTTGCCAGGTGGACATCCTCTTTGGTCTACTATTTTAGCGATCGGTTTTACCCTCTGGGGTGCTTACCTCGTTTCTCAAGGAGGATGGTAA
- the lgt gene encoding prolipoprotein diacylglyceryl transferase, which produces MDTNHLFLAFQFTSPGPIIFEIGPLSIRWYGLLIASAVLIGVSLSQYLASRRQIDPELIGDLAIWLVIAAIPAARLYYVAFEWESYVNNPASIMAIWKGGIAIHGAILGGLIATLLFAKIKQIPFWQLADIVAPSLILGQAIGRWGNFFNSEAFGRPTDVPWKLYIPPQNRPLGFQSYEYFHPTFLYESLWNLMVFGLLITLFFRGLKGKPPLKSGTIFLVYLFAYSSGRIWIEGLRTDSLMLGPLRIAQFVSLSGIVLGLLGLIWLYGLKRTLPDVVPKSQPSNSQ; this is translated from the coding sequence ATGGATACAAATCATTTATTTCTAGCATTTCAATTTACTTCTCCCGGCCCCATTATTTTTGAAATCGGGCCGTTATCAATTCGGTGGTATGGCTTGTTAATTGCCTCTGCGGTCTTGATTGGAGTTTCCTTGTCTCAATATCTAGCCAGCCGTCGCCAAATTGATCCTGAACTGATCGGGGATTTAGCAATTTGGTTAGTGATTGCGGCAATTCCTGCGGCTAGATTGTATTATGTGGCATTTGAGTGGGAAAGTTACGTTAATAATCCCGCTAGTATTATGGCAATTTGGAAGGGAGGAATTGCCATTCATGGTGCAATTTTAGGGGGTTTAATTGCTACTTTATTATTTGCCAAAATTAAGCAGATTCCCTTTTGGCAGTTAGCGGATATTGTCGCGCCTTCTTTAATTTTAGGTCAAGCCATTGGACGCTGGGGTAACTTTTTTAATTCGGAAGCTTTCGGACGACCAACCGATGTACCTTGGAAGCTCTATATCCCCCCCCAAAACCGTCCTCTGGGATTTCAATCCTACGAGTATTTTCACCCCACTTTTTTGTATGAATCCCTGTGGAATTTAATGGTATTCGGTTTGTTAATTACCTTATTCTTTAGAGGATTAAAAGGTAAACCTCCCCTGAAATCAGGGACAATCTTTCTGGTCTATTTATTTGCCTATAGTTCGGGTCGAATTTGGATTGAAGGATTACGCACCGATAGTTTAATGTTGGGGCCGTTAAGAATTGCTCAATTTGTCAGTTTAAGTGGGATTGTATTGGGGTTATTGGGTTTAATTTGGTTATATGGATTGAAGCGAACTTTACCCGATGTTGTGCCGAAATCTCAGCCTTCTAACTCTCAATAG
- the cobM gene encoding precorrin-4 C(11)-methyltransferase: MQQETKLLKSAVYIVGAGPGDPELLTVKAQRLLASADVILFADSLVPEQILTGVRADAELIRTANKTLEEILPLMIERVRQGKSVVRLHSGDPSLYGAIYEQMQQLDAAEIEFEIVPGISAFQDAAAKLKVELTVPELVQTIILTRVSGKATAVPADEELESLAAHKASLCLYLSARYVEETQQKLIKYYPAEMPIAICYRLGWPDEKIRVVPLEKMAQVTQEENLIRTTLYVISPALAKTPPNSTLRSGLYNPEHSHLFRR, encoded by the coding sequence ATGCAACAGGAGACAAAATTGCTTAAATCTGCGGTTTATATTGTTGGGGCTGGCCCTGGTGATCCTGAATTATTAACCGTAAAAGCTCAAAGATTATTAGCATCGGCGGATGTCATTTTATTTGCTGATTCTCTGGTTCCTGAACAAATTTTAACCGGGGTTCGGGCGGATGCAGAATTAATTAGAACAGCGAATAAAACCTTAGAAGAAATTCTACCCTTAATGATTGAACGAGTCCGTCAAGGAAAGTCTGTTGTCCGGTTACATTCGGGCGACCCCAGTTTGTATGGGGCGATTTATGAACAAATGCAACAGTTAGATGCAGCAGAAATTGAGTTTGAAATTGTCCCAGGAATTAGTGCTTTTCAGGATGCGGCGGCTAAATTAAAAGTGGAATTAACGGTTCCAGAATTAGTACAAACGATTATTTTAACCCGTGTCAGTGGAAAAGCCACTGCGGTTCCGGCGGATGAAGAATTGGAGAGTTTAGCGGCTCATAAAGCGAGTTTATGTTTATATTTAAGTGCCCGTTATGTTGAGGAAACTCAGCAAAAGTTAATCAAATATTATCCCGCAGAAATGCCGATTGCAATTTGTTATCGTTTAGGATGGCCGGATGAGAAAATTCGGGTGGTTCCTTTAGAAAAAATGGCACAAGTTACCCAGGAAGAAAATTTAATTAGAACCACTCTTTATGTGATTAGTCCGGCTTTAGCAAAAACTCCCCCTAATTCAACTTTAAGATCAGGGTTATATAACCCTGAACATTCCCATTTATTTCGTCGTTAA
- a CDS encoding site-specific DNA-methyltransferase: protein MATGIPNKNQDKGLKNSGSIPFSLEYAGKVSIEDILESPPAKLTRVIKVKNALENQLIYGENLRVLRNLLENSDIAGKIGLIYIDPPYATGLGFESRQQAYAYHDFREGADYLEFIRQRLILLKELLADQGSIYVHLDQNMAFPVKILMDEIFGVKNFRNWITRKKCNPKNYTRNQYGNISDYILFYTKTDNYIWNQPFESWTEDKIIKEYQYIEEKTGRRYKKVPIHAPGERKGATGQPWRGMLPPPGKHWQYTPETLEEMDKKGEIYWSSTGNPRRKVYLDQSKGIAVQDIWLEFKDAHNQNIKITGYPTEKNLELLKRIIQASSNPGDLVLDAFVGSGTTVAVAEELKRQWIGIDNSLLAIETTIQRLVKGTQAMGDFVNGNGSLPKKEPLINTNRILKSGLEVYIESESDLEQVTDNQIENWNYLLNFQANLW from the coding sequence ATGGCAACAGGTATACCCAATAAAAATCAGGATAAAGGATTAAAAAATAGTGGCTCAATTCCCTTTTCCTTAGAATATGCGGGAAAGGTTAGTATTGAAGATATTTTAGAGAGTCCCCCAGCAAAATTAACTCGCGTTATAAAAGTAAAAAACGCACTTGAAAATCAGTTGATTTATGGAGAGAATTTAAGAGTTTTAAGGAATTTATTAGAGAACTCTGATATAGCAGGAAAAATTGGATTAATTTATATTGATCCACCTTATGCAACTGGACTAGGATTTGAGTCAAGACAACAAGCTTATGCTTATCACGATTTCAGAGAAGGTGCAGATTATTTAGAATTTATTCGTCAACGATTAATTTTACTTAAAGAACTTTTAGCTGATCAGGGATCAATCTATGTTCATCTCGATCAAAATATGGCTTTTCCAGTTAAAATTTTAATGGATGAAATTTTTGGAGTTAAGAATTTTCGCAATTGGATTACTCGAAAAAAATGTAATCCTAAAAATTATACTCGGAATCAATATGGAAATATCTCAGATTATATCCTTTTTTATACAAAAACTGATAATTATATTTGGAACCAACCTTTTGAATCTTGGACAGAGGATAAAATAATTAAAGAATATCAATATATTGAAGAAAAAACAGGAAGACGTTATAAAAAAGTTCCAATTCATGCACCTGGAGAAAGAAAAGGAGCAACAGGTCAACCCTGGCGTGGGATGCTTCCCCCACCAGGTAAACATTGGCAATATACTCCAGAAACCTTAGAAGAAATGGATAAAAAAGGTGAAATTTACTGGTCGTCTACTGGAAATCCTAGACGCAAAGTTTACCTAGATCAAAGTAAAGGAATTGCAGTTCAAGATATTTGGCTTGAATTCAAAGATGCTCATAACCAAAATATTAAAATTACAGGCTATCCAACAGAAAAAAACCTTGAACTTTTGAAACGAATTATTCAGGCTTCTTCTAATCCTGGAGATCTGGTATTAGATGCTTTTGTTGGTAGTGGAACGACTGTTGCAGTTGCAGAGGAATTAAAACGGCAATGGATTGGAATTGATAACTCTCTTTTAGCCATAGAAACCACTATTCAGCGTTTAGTTAAAGGAACTCAAGCAATGGGGGATTTTGTTAATGGAAATGGCAGTTTACCTAAAAAAGAGCCTTTAATCAATACAAATAGAATTCTCAAAAGTGGTTTAGAAGTATATATTGAAAGCGAATCAGATTTGGAGCAAGTTACAGACAATCAAATTGAAAACTGGAACTATTTACTTAACTTTCAAGCCAATCTCTGGTAA
- a CDS encoding SDR family oxidoreductase translates to MNFNQKNIIITGGSSGIGKATAQLLVSLGANLTIIARNQTTLDQAQAEIELVKLHQNQKFFTLSADVSVREEAENAIKRAIELLGSVDILILSAGMAYPGYFRELPIEVFERTMAVNYWGSLYCIREVLPKMVEQNQGKIILISSAAGLIGIYGYTAYSPTKFALRGLAESLRGELKPLGIQVSIVYPPDTNTPQLVAENKTKPPETKAINGMVKPWEPEAVAQDILQGIKNNQFAITPGLEIKLLNIFHSLLLSLINRYFDHVIQNFKS, encoded by the coding sequence ATGAATTTTAATCAAAAAAATATTATTATTACGGGGGGATCAAGTGGTATTGGTAAAGCAACGGCTCAATTATTAGTGAGTCTGGGTGCAAATTTAACCATTATTGCTCGAAATCAAACAACACTTGATCAAGCACAAGCTGAAATTGAATTAGTAAAATTGCATCAAAACCAGAAATTTTTTACACTTTCTGCGGATGTTTCTGTGCGGGAAGAAGCCGAAAATGCGATCAAACGAGCAATTGAACTTTTGGGAAGTGTGGATATTTTAATTCTATCGGCGGGAATGGCTTATCCGGGTTATTTTCGAGAACTCCCCATAGAAGTTTTTGAACGCACAATGGCTGTTAATTATTGGGGTTCTCTCTATTGTATTCGAGAAGTTTTACCCAAAATGGTAGAACAAAACCAGGGTAAAATTATTCTGATTTCATCAGCAGCCGGATTAATTGGAATTTATGGTTATACAGCCTATAGTCCGACTAAATTCGCTTTAAGAGGATTAGCAGAATCCTTGCGAGGAGAATTAAAACCCTTGGGAATTCAAGTTTCAATTGTTTATCCTCCCGATACCAATACGCCTCAACTCGTCGCTGAAAATAAAACAAAGCCTCCAGAAACTAAAGCTATTAATGGAATGGTTAAACCTTGGGAACCTGAAGCCGTTGCTCAGGATATTCTTCAAGGAATTAAAAACAATCAATTTGCCATCACCCCTGGATTGGAAATTAAACTTTTAAATATCTTCCATAGTTTATTGTTATCCCTAATAAATCGCTATTTTGATCATGTAATTCAAAACTTTAAAAGTTAA
- a CDS encoding lactate/malate family dehydrogenase, whose protein sequence is MSRLIIGGFMFDQLFTTHPDDHSPLSPRLSFIEPTQVTVGTVADAGGDANLVIIKAGACQRAGETRLDLVGRNVEIFKKLIGEIAEYGYCHRHFTRSKSNFNGESFRARIIWSS, encoded by the coding sequence ATGAGCCGATTAATCATTGGAGGTTTTATGTTTGATCAGCTATTTACAACTCATCCCGATGATCATAGTCCCTTGAGTCCCAGACTCTCGTTTATTGAACCGACTCAAGTGACAGTGGGAACCGTTGCTGATGCTGGAGGGGATGCTAATTTAGTGATTATAAAAGCCGGAGCCTGTCAAAGAGCCGGTGAAACCCGTTTAGATTTAGTCGGACGAAATGTAGAAATCTTCAAAAAATTAATCGGAGAAATTGCTGAATACGGATATTGTCACCGCCATTTTACGAGATCAAAATCGAATTTTAACGGTGAGTCGTTCCGTGCAAGGATTATATGGTCTTCCTAA